The genomic region GGTTTTGATCGAGTTGGTGATACCTTGCGACAGTTAGGAGTAAAGCGATCTTTTACTATGCATCCTGCGATGGCGCTGGGAGCATTGGAGTTGTCTCCTTTTGAAGTGTCTCGCTTATATCAACCCATTGCCTCTCAAGGAAAGAGCAGTGAGCTAGGGGTTGTGTTAGCGGTTATGGATCAAAAAGATCAGCTAATGAAACGGTTTGATCAGCATAATGATGTGCCTTTTACTGATGCTTTACTTGCTGTGACTCTCGATGGCATGACAAAAACACCTAAAATCGGGACAGCTAGGGCGGCGCAGGCTGTTTTTCCAGAGCTGAATTTCGCAGCAAAAACAGGCACCACGAATCAGCAAAAAGACAGCTGGTTTGTTGGTATTACTGGCGATTACTCGTCAACTGTATGGCTTGGCGATGATAATAATGTGCCATTAAGTATTACAGGTAGCAGTGGAGCATTGAAAGTTTGGGTAGATTTTACCAAAAATGTTAACCCTAGATCTTTGCCAGATGCCTTACCTAGAGGTGCGGCTCGTTACAATGTATTAGATAGTGAATTTGAGATTGCCGCTGATCGTTGTCAAGACAAAACTCAGTTGGCGTTTATTTTAGGCACAGAGCCAAAAGAAAGTAGCTCATGTTTTTGGCCTTTTTAAATTCATCTATATGAAATTGGAAAAGAAGATTGATAATTGTTTAGTTCTTATATAGCCTCATAGGGTCTTTGCAATGATAATGTTACTTCTGTTTTTATTTTTAAGTTATTGTTATAAAAGGTATTGGTGCCTTTATGGAAAAAGATATTAAGGCGATTTGGGAATGACTGCCTAGAAAAGAAGTCGGCTAAGACGCTTCTTAGAAATAGCATCACCTTGAGTATACAAAAGAAAAAAGCTTCGCTTATCGTTTGAATTCTACTTGTAAGGGAGAGGCGCTTTATGCGGCTGCACACTCAAATAATTTGCTGTCTATCCGCAGTAATTTCCTTAAATACCAGTATTGCTCTAGGGCAAGATGTACCGTCTTCGTTATGTAAATCGCTTACTGCATCAGGTAATTCTGAGTACCCTCCGTTTTTATGGCGAGACTCGTCTAATTCAACAGCGCTTCACGGAGTGAATCGTCTGATTATTGATGAGTTAAGCCGACGTATTAATATCCCAATTAAACTCATTCATGTTGGTCCTTGGTCTAGAACTCAAAGTGAAGTGAAAAGTGGTCGAGTGGACCTGATGGCTGGGGCTTTTTATACAAATGAGCGAGCCGATTACATGGATTACTTCACGCCAGTGATGCTTCATACCACAAGCGTTGTTTGGCAAAGTAGAGACAAGCCTTTTCCTTTTAATGAGAAAGAAGATTTACTCGGCAAGTGGGGAGTGACTGTGATTAATAATAGTTTTGGTCAAGATTTTGACCAATATGCCCAACAAAATCTTAATATATTAGCAGTGGCTAGTTTGTCTCAGGCACTGCGCATGTTAGCCACAGATCGTGTGGATTATGTCTTATATGAAAAAAATCCAGCGCATGCTTATGCAGCTATGCTGGGATTGTCTGACTTAATTGTCCCTGTGTCGCCCTATATCAGTAGAGAGGGGTTGTACTTAACCATGTCTAAGAAGTCTCCCTGTAACCTTGATAGTGTAAAGCACAAAATAGCGATTGCCTTACAAGATATGAAGAAAGAAGGTTTTACTGGGCAAGCAGCACTGGATGGCATGCAGGAATGGGATGTTCGTACCCGAGTAGGTATAACGGTTAATTAGTGATTAAAGGCTTTGTAGGAATAAAGGGAGGTAGGTTGCTGCCTCCCTTTGTTTTTTCTTGGTGACTTTTTACTGATTGATCAAGGACTCATAGAGCTGAATCCACTGATCGGTTACCGCTTCCCAGCTGTAGTCATAACTCATTGCGTTTTGTTGCTTTTGTCGCCAATTAGTGGCGTCATGGAAGTTCTCAACTGTACGTTCCATTGCCGCTTGCAAAGATGCTGCATTGGCATCTTTGAAAACAAACCCGTTCGCTTTCTCCCCTTCTTCAAACACGGTATCGGCTAAGCCTCCTGTTTGCCTTACTACCGGAAGGGTTCCGTATTTAAGCGCATAGAGTTGTGTTAATCCGCAAGGTTCAAAGCGCGATGGAATAAGCAAGGCATCAATGCCAGCTTGGAGGCGATGCGAATAATCTTCAAAGTATCCAATCCGCACAGAGACTTGTTTTGGGTAATCGTTTTGAAGCTCTAAATACTGGTTTTCTAGATGTTTATCGCCTGAACCTAACACTATAAGTCGGGCTCCTTTCTCTAATATAGCTGGCATAACTTGCAAAATAAGGTCTAATCCCTTTTGCTCGGTTAGTCGGCTAACCACACCAAACACAGGTTGGTTTAGATCTTCTGATAGATTGTTCTCTTGTAATAAAGCGAGCTTGT from Marinomonas rhizomae harbors:
- a CDS encoding substrate-binding periplasmic protein: MRLHTQIICCLSAVISLNTSIALGQDVPSSLCKSLTASGNSEYPPFLWRDSSNSTALHGVNRLIIDELSRRINIPIKLIHVGPWSRTQSEVKSGRVDLMAGAFYTNERADYMDYFTPVMLHTTSVVWQSRDKPFPFNEKEDLLGKWGVTVINNSFGQDFDQYAQQNLNILAVASLSQALRMLATDRVDYVLYEKNPAHAYAAMLGLSDLIVPVSPYISREGLYLTMSKKSPCNLDSVKHKIAIALQDMKKEGFTGQAALDGMQEWDVRTRVGITVN